A window from Setaria italica strain Yugu1 chromosome VIII, Setaria_italica_v2.0, whole genome shotgun sequence encodes these proteins:
- the LOC101786156 gene encoding zinc finger protein 3-like, giving the protein MENELPASGAHGVSLNDLSPRGRCLGPAVVAVPAVDDGCHPGESFACNYCHHRFYSSQALGGHQNAHKLERTLTKCSWDILVAATSPSSSLPPTPAPPAIVFHAAPPERNNNRDDNFLQ; this is encoded by the coding sequence ATGGAGAACGAGCTGCCGGCGTCGGGTGCCCACGGTGTCAGCCTCAACGACCTCTCTCCCCGCGGCCGCTGCCTTGGACCTGCCGTTGTCGCCGTCCCCGCCGTCGACGACGGCTGCCACCCGGGGGAGTCCTTCGCCTGCAACTACTGCCACCACAGGTTCTACAGCTCACAGGCGCTGGGCGGCCACCAGAACGCGCACAAGCTCGAGCGCACCCTCACCAAGTGCAGCTGGGACATCCTCGTCGCTGCCACGTCACCGTCCTCATCCCTGCCACCGACGCCAGCGCCACCGGCCATCGTCTTCCACGCCGCACCACCGGAACGCAACAACAACAGGGACGACAACTTCCTGCAGTAG